A region from the Lolium perenne isolate Kyuss_39 chromosome 4, Kyuss_2.0, whole genome shotgun sequence genome encodes:
- the LOC139830321 gene encoding uncharacterized protein, whose translation MSFFYVRNEGELVDRINLPEFNPAPPVGRINWSHNARSTDQNAEVNLLWDLLATATAGGLTAEDLLCTIAERRVLPLQMRTHKIGHMSGRLDPNRTSKVPLTKAQVASRVNHITKANLAEDWSYGLVPCDRNHPPARVFERQNAEDGDLATKRWTPDLVDPADQAGDHAGDDDLPQAPDLGGQGEHNPPPSPEHQEEEEPATSGTGPIPAVPLRTRPPSTTATSAPKGAKRAGSTAAAESRAKKQRRQPPKKVPEQAGAPIKFAQGGGSRQAPRVVSPLPRQRREQTPQPSSRAPTPPPPATGASSFAVPLASAPDRGTRVEPTRQPTLDDMFPRRTPLTDPAGWGRAGHAAFSRGRSRRGCS comes from the exons atgtcattcttctacgtgcgcaacgagggggagctcgtcgaccggatcaacctgccggagttcaatccggctcctccagtcggccggatcaactggagccacaacgcccgctcgacggaccagaacgccgaggtgaacctgctctgggatctcctggcgacagccaccgctggcgggctgactgccgaagatcttctctgcactatcgccgagcgccgggtgctgccgctccagatgcgcacccacaagatcgggcacatgtccggccggctcgatccgaaccggacgtccaaggtgccgctcaccaaggcccaggtggccagccgggtgaaccacatcaccaaggcgaacctggcggaggactggagctacgggctggtgccctgcgacaggaaccatccaccggcgcgg gtttttgagcgccagaacgccgaggacggcgacctggcgacgaagaggtggacgccggatctcgtcgatccggctgaccaagccggcgatcacgccggcgacgacgacctgccgcaggcgcctgatctaggcggccagggggagcacaatccgcccccttcaccagagcaccaggaggaggaggagccggcgacgtccggcacggggccaatccccgccgtgcccctgcgcacgaggccgccaagcaccacggcgacttcggcgcccaagggcgcgaagagagccggctccaccgccgccgcggagtcgagggcgaagaagcagcgccggcagccgccgaagaaggtcccggagcaagccgg ggcccctatcaagtttgcccagggcggcggctcccggcaagctccgcgcgttgtgtcgccgcttccgcgccagaggagggagcagacgccgcagccttcctcgcgcgcacctacgccgccgccgcctgcgacaggggcttcttccttcgccgtgccgttggcctccgcgccagatcgcggcacgcgggtcgagccaacgcggcagccgacgctggacgacatgttcccgcgccggacgccTCTTACGGACCCAGCCGgctggggccgggcggggcatgccgccttcagccggggccggagccggcggggctgctccTAG
- the LOC139830322 gene encoding uncharacterized protein, with protein sequence MKMLFSGYRASLKTKAAETLAQLATLEDAEKTVEERRTVLYNQVVTSYHRAKIERAALARELEAVKAEAAKVPQLESDLRAARAQCAESEEAGRSAAGKLKLAEQELTRLRLLEKNHITELNSLRSAEKEKVDDLSRRLSEVEKQRLAAAGRRSFAKSTELTATAKRWTDDFSALDRGLAM encoded by the exons atgaagatgcttttctccggctaccgcgccagcctcaagaccaaggccgccgagacccttgcccagctggcgacgctggaggatgctgagaag acggttgaggagcggcgcaccgtcttgtacaaccaggtggtgaccagctaccaccgggccaagatcgagcgggccgccttggctcgtgagctggaggccgtcaagg ctgaagccgccaaagtcccgcagctggagtcggatctccgagccgctcgcgcgcagtgcgccgagagcgaggaggcgggccgatccgccgccggcaagctcaagctggctgagcaggagctgacacggctgcgcctgctggagaagaaccacatcaccgagctcaactccctcaggtcggcggagaaggagaaggtggacgatctgagccggcggctatcggaggtggagaagcagcggcttgcggctGCGGGGAGGAGGTCCTttgccaagtccacggagctgacggctaccgccaagcgctggactgATGATTtcagcgcgcttgatcgcggcttg GCCATGTGA